TGTTGCAGATTCCGATTGGAGTGGTTTTAGCCATTCCACCGTTTAACTATCCTGTCAATCTTGCTGTGTCAAAGATTGCTCCCGCACTGATAGCTGGAAACTCCATCGTGCTCAAGCCTCCAACCCAGGTACTTCACCTAATGAATTAGCTTATTCTGCACCTAGTCTTCGCAATAATGTATGTAATCTCCATATATATGCACCTCCAACCATTATCATCCGAACTGATGTATGCTTCTTGCCATCTTTTTGTCTCTTCTTGAATGGGGTATGTCTCTTAATCTCACCGTTAACTTCCTTTCAGGGTGCTGTTGCTGCTCTTCATATGGTTAACTGTTTTCACTTGGCTGGTTTTCCCAGAGGCCTTATTAGCTGTGTCACTGGGAGAGGCTCTGAGATTGGTGACTTCCTTACTATGCATCCTGGGGTAAACTGTATAAGGTAAATCCAgttcctctttctttctcactAAATTATATCTCTCCATTCCCTTGTAAGGTATTTGATTAGTCATCCCTAACTTGCATTGTTGTTTTGCTCAGCTTCACTGGTGGAGACACAGGTATTGCAATTTCAAAAAAGGCAGGCATGGTTCCTCTTCAGATGGAACTGGGAGGAAAAGATGCCTGCATTGTACTTGAGGATGCTGACCTAGATTTGGTAGCAGCAAACGTAATAAAAGGGGGCTTTTCTTACAGGTAAAAGGATTTTCCAtaaatttcctttattttacaAGAGGGAAGATGTTGGGGGTTAGCTCCATTAAATCACCATTGCTCTTGATACTAAAGCACaagaagattgaaaatttttgcAACTAGAATATATTGTCAATGACAAAGGAAAACTAATTGAGTTATGTTTGCAGGGATCGGAAAGTCATTTTGTAGATATAAGCTGGCTATACATACCTCATTCAAACAATATGTTAGTACTTAGAGAGTGGATGCCCCAGTTGACATAGTTTTATCCTTTTTCCATTGACTAAATAACTTTCCATTTGATATGGTGGAAAATATAGTCAGGAACAACTATGGAATCAAGTTTTGTCATTGTGTTGCTAATTTTTGCTACAACATTCAAGATAATTAATACCTGAGATGCTGTTGCTTGAATGGACTTGGCCACTGTCTTAAGGATTCATTTAGGAACAGTCCTAAAGGGAATTATTCTTCTctattttgataatatatagGAGTTGTTCGGTGTTGTCTCAAGCTTCTTATTTGCATAAAAATGGTTGGTTGAAGCATTGGGAACCATGTATTATGATCTACTTCTCTGCAGTACCAAACTGAGCCTAATTGTTTATGCTCCCTGTGACTGCTAAGATATTTTCTAAAGCTTGGTGCCGACGTTAATGGCAGTGGTCAAAGATGCACAGCAGTTAAGGTCATCCTGGTGATGGAATCTGTTGCTGATGCCTTGGTTGAGAAAGTGAAAGCAAGAGTCGCTAAGTTGACCGTTGGGCCACCTGAGGAGAACTGTGATATCACTCCTGTGGTGTCAGAGTCATCTTCTAATTACATTGAAGGGTTGGTTAAGGATGCTAAACAAAAAGGAGCCACATTTTGCCAAGAGTACCGAAGAGAGGGCAACCTCATCTGGCCGTTGTTGTTAGATAATGTTAGGCCTGATATGAGGATTGCATGGGAGGAACCATTTGGACCTGTTCTGCCAGTTATTAGGATCAGTTCTGTAGAAGAAGGAATCCACCATTGCAATGCTAGCAACTTTGGGCTCCAGGTATACATCTCTCCTCTAGTTTTCTGAATATTGTGTTTCGATTCTCCTAAAGTTCATACTGTTTGCACTAATGTCCATCTTACACCTAACATGTATATTTAC
This is a stretch of genomic DNA from Carya illinoinensis cultivar Pawnee chromosome 15, C.illinoinensisPawnee_v1, whole genome shotgun sequence. It encodes these proteins:
- the LOC122296344 gene encoding NADP-dependent glyceraldehyde-3-phosphate dehydrogenase-like isoform X2 gives rise to the protein MAQLSTTQLAGICHAFPSLHTYRTVDQDLIQTCKVNSPEILDGDVYKYYAEGEWKRSSSGKSVAIINPTTRKTQYKVQACTQEEVNMVMETAKSAQKSWAKTPLWRRAEFLHKAAAILKEHKAPIAECLVKEIAKPAKDSVTEVVRSGDLVSYCAEEGVRILGEGKFLVSDSFPGNERNKYCLTSKIPIGVVLAIPPFNYPVNLAVSKIAPALIAGNSIVLKPPTQGAVAALHMVNCFHLAGFPRGLISCVTGRGSEIGDFLTMHPGVNCISFTGGDTGIAISKKAGMVPLQMELGGKDACIVLEDADLDLVAANVIKGGFSYSGQRCTAVKVILVMESVADALVEKVKARVAKLTVGPPEENCDITPVVSESSSNYIEGLVKDAKQKGATFCQEYRREGNLIWPLLLDNVRPDMRIAWEEPFGPVLPVIRISSVEEGIHHCNASNFGLQGCVFTRDINKAMLISDAMETGTVQINSAPARGPDHFPFQVGLFSFPGHKG
- the LOC122296344 gene encoding NADP-dependent glyceraldehyde-3-phosphate dehydrogenase-like isoform X1 codes for the protein MAQLSTTQLAGICHAFPSLHTYRTVDQDLIQTCKVNSPEILDGDVYKYYAEGEWKRSSSGKSVAIINPTTRKTQYKVQACTQEEVNMVMETAKSAQKSWAKTPLWRRAEFLHKAAAILKEHKAPIAECLVKEIAKPAKDSVTEVVRSGDLVSYCAEEGVRILGEGKFLVSDSFPGNERNKYCLTSKIPIGVVLAIPPFNYPVNLAVSKIAPALIAGNSIVLKPPTQGAVAALHMVNCFHLAGFPRGLISCVTGRGSEIGDFLTMHPGVNCISFTGGDTGIAISKKAGMVPLQMELGGKDACIVLEDADLDLVAANVIKGGFSYSGQRCTAVKVILVMESVADALVEKVKARVAKLTVGPPEENCDITPVVSESSSNYIEGLVKDAKQKGATFCQEYRREGNLIWPLLLDNVRPDMRIAWEEPFGPVLPVIRISSVEEGIHHCNASNFGLQGCVFTRDINKAMLISDAMETGTVQINSAPARGPDHFPFQGIKDSGIGSQGITNSINMMTKVKTTVINLPTPSYTMG